Genomic window (Poecile atricapillus isolate bPoeAtr1 chromosome 10, bPoeAtr1.hap1, whole genome shotgun sequence):
GAACGTCCAGCTCCTCAGTGTGAGAGGGATTCAGATTAGCATgccaattttaaaaattataaagcaGTAAACTATTTCTAATTATGTCAGTTTGATGAACTTTACCTCTATAATCACAGAATTggtgaggctggaaaagagctCTAAGATCACCGAGTCCAGCCATGAACTCAGCAGCACCCCACTGTGTACCACTAGCCCATGTCCTCAGGTGATGCATTCCCGTGTCTCCTGAACACCTCCAGGAGCACGGTAACAAAACAACAGGTGTAGAACACGATGTCCCTGAGACAtgctgagctctgcctgctttgGAAGtcagcagcctgtccctgcacacacagagatgccctgctgccagccacGGGCAGGGTGAGCAGATATTGTGGGGATGCTTGGGGCCCTTTgctgtgtgagcacagctccctcccagccgcAGCACAAGCTCGTGCTGGCTCACACAGACCCCTCTGCTGAGCacggctgctgctctgccaaaCTGCTCTTCTTTCCAGCTAATAAAATTGCCTCCCAGCTGATAACAGCCTAGCAATATAAAGTACTCGGTTGTTAGCCGCTGTTGTGACAAATAATACCATTCTGCTGACaaccccattttttccaatACAAACCTACTTGAACTGTTTATTATTGACATATGGGACTGCTCTACCAttatctaattttaaaaaacacatagTAAACAGCAATAGTGAGCCTGACAGCATTCTTACTGCTTTAGCAAAGCTAAATCAAAATCCAAAGCAACCTCCTTTTATTGCCAGCACAGTCCTGTCAGGCTCTCTTAAGTAAAAAAGAAACACCTACACTGTAGGACTACTGTAAGATTCATTTCCTGGCAGAGGCTACTTTGTGTTTGCTTTCCAACTACAGCCCACACTACTTAAAAGCCTTCTCAAAACCAGTACCAGTAAGGCTGTCTGGGCATTTCTTTGTGCCAAGATTGCTAAGTTTTAAACTGTTAGGGACCTATTTAAATCGACAACACAGTTCAAGCATTAGTGTACACATTAGTAAAGCTGCACCAGTATTGCAGAGGTGGGGAGTGTGCAACAATTACTGCCTCTCATAAAAGATACAAAATTAGCTGGTTCTGCAAATTAAGGCTCCCTTTTGCCAAGTATCTATTGAAATCACGTATAAAGAACTAGCAGTGTATGTATATTCCTGCCCCAAATGCTGTTTGCTCAGGCAAAAACACATGTGGGTGCACTGAGCCTTTCTTCATgtaaatttctaattttcactCATTAATGAATCAACCTTACATAGAAAACTAGACCAGTGTTACATAGAAAACTAGACCAGGTACAGCTTCCTTATTCATTAGAAGGACCTGGAATACTCCCTTCATTGTGtttagtaatatttttaatattttttagatATTAGATTTAGATATTATTTAGattttatagatattttaatCTATAACTTAAAGATATCAAAGAAATTCAAATAATATTCAGATTTCTTCaagggcactgaacaggctggAGTAGAATAGGTTAGTACAGTTTTGTCTGTCCTCTGGGGAACAAGCAAGAACCGCTGAAAGGAGGTTACTCaaataaattgcatttccaCAGTACAAAAACACCCAGGCACAGCTTGTTTCTGTCCTAGATAATGAGGTGACACAGTACAGCAGTTAGTGCTTTTGTCCAGTTCGAGAATTAATCCATATTACACAGACACAAAAGAAGATATTTGACCTCACTTGTCCCCAAAGCAGTCTAATTTGCCTAGATATTAAAGTGCTAGTGATGTGTATTTAATGAGAATTCTTTTTGCATGTTTATTATCCAGTGACATTTAGGAGGTCAGCCTGATAATTCAGTTATGGCCTCTGTCTTGCTACTTTATTTAATGTAAAGGAAAATGTGATGTGACCCAGGTTGCATTTAACTAGGAGTAACAACAGAATTGAGCTCATACATGGTCTCATAAAAAGCACAGGGAAGCGGAGCAGACCCAGCCATTGCTGAGGGGGAAAGGCAGGGAGCCTGAGCTGAGCAGCCTCATAGACTTCCCTATCTTGCTATTTCATGTAATGTTCATCTATCAAACATGAATGAGCTCCACAGACTGTGTCTCAAACTAGCAGAGGGTCATTCAAGCTCTGCCAAAGCCAGGAGAGCCCTGAGCTCAAACCCTTACCCAAAATTAGTCCAAACCCAACCACAGCCCCTCCAAACAGAGtcccccaaaccagccccagctctgcacactcAATAAAGCACCgtgctccttcctctgctgtctCCAAGCTGCACAGCCAGGCCTCTTCCTAGTGCACAACAGAGACCTGAGAGTCTCCTGCCCCAAGGGGGGCTGGCTGTGCATGCCCTGCTCTTCTGAGCACCAGGGGCACAGAGGCTGCAGGACTGTCACCTGCTGCTTTATCTCGAACAagcagcccaggagcagagctCCTTCTGCCTCAGACATAAAGGGCTTTCAGGAGGGGAGGGACAGGCATGGAGTGAAGATTTATGTTCTTCCTTGTGATGACCACTTCATCTGTGCATAACACATGAGCCCATGTTCCTCCTAGAGCTCCTTGCTTCACACTCCCATCTTTGTTTATTTAAAGCTTTCGCTTCTGAGCTTTGAGGCTAGAGATCAAACAAATAAAAGGGAATTTGGAAGCTGCAATGTCTGATCTACATTCTACTCAGAAGTTAAACTAAAAATTGCCCCCAAGCCAATACACAGGCACTCATTTTGGAGACCATTTGGTAGGATAATACAGTCAATTTCCCTCCCAGGAGGTCAGGATGAAGATCCTTGTTTATTACTTCACCATCGAAGGCACTGGACTTAAATTTAGAAGACCTGAAATTAAGTTTTCCTATTTAATTTCACAGCTGTCACACGACTCAACAAAGTCAGTTATTGTTCTTGTGTCATTTATCTGTCTCAAACACTCGGACTACAAACTTCCTGAGACAGAGACACCGTGTGTTTCACTCAGTGATGCTCCTGCATCCCCCTACTCTACCCACTGAAAACCAGGAGTACTTCCAAACAGTAACAACTCTGCACACTGCTCACCCCAATTATTTTCCTACAGCGTAAAATTCCACTTGTGTACAAGCATTTAAACTAAAAGCTCAATATTATTTCATTTAGAACCACATGGACAACTGCTTCTGTGATAGTGTTAAAAATGGTCTTGCCAGCAGATCTTTGTCTCCTTACAgcccaaatcccattttctagGTTTCCACTTCAGTTCACCTTGCTGGCAGACAAGCAGTAACCTTTCTGACTCATGAGACCACAGTACCAAGTTTTTATATGGTTGTTTAAACATCGCAGATAAAATTCTGCTTAAGTAGCTAATATTTGTGGCATATTTGTCAATTTTCCAGTTGTTCTGCATCTATTGCCTTATATACCATAATGCTGACACAAACTTCAGCCAAATACTATTTCTGAAGATGTCCAAAACAATGGATTTTCTATTTCTACCCAGTTTGTCAGATGAGACTCTCTGCTCTTCAGATAATCTCAGTAACAGACACATTTATCCTAATAAATTCATGTTTCAGTTCACTTAGAAGATGTAAAAAATCACACTTTTCCGTGGTGCGTGGCGGGCAGCAGTTGAAGTCAAGAAGAGCCCTGCAGGCACTTCCCAATGTAACATTTGATCTATAATCATGTTTATTGGAATCCAAGTACATTGAGGTCCTCTCTTATTACACTGAAAGTATTGGGAAGATTTCTACTGCAAGGAAAATAGGATTAGAGGCCAATTCATGCAGGACACTGTAGCTAGTGCCATGCCATCAGCTCTCAGGCAGAGCTCTCCAGTGTCTTAGATGAGGATGTTTCTTAATCGCTGATAGCAAATCCATTGTTCGACCACATTTCTGCTTTCATACAGAGGAAATATCCCTGTGTACAATGAAAAGACTTAGAAATGCTAAATACTTTAAATGTATTAAACTATTCAATTATTACACACAGATTTGGTGCAAGTACTTATCCGTATGTGTTACAGCTCAAAATAGGATAACGAGGCATACATATTACGCTGCTATGCAGATGTAACTCACACAGCAACACAAGGTTAGGTCCTGAGTCTTAAACACCACGTGAACAAAGATTTACTTGGATTTGTTGGCCCTACTGCGTGGAAAACCAGTTGTGACACTGCCTCAGGGGTTGGACCTGAAACAGGGTTTCTAGTTCCCAGaagtaaataaaagaaaaaaaaaacatttcctatAAAGTAACTGCGTTCTTTATACAATAATACAATAATTACCTAATGTAGCTCCAAAGAGCACCACTTTAACATACAAATGGGAAACTCAGAAGGTCTAAGATGTCATTTTCTTTTAGGATGTTTTGAAGAAAGTTTAGTGCTTATCCAACCCGAGTGGCAGCACTGGAGACcccttcttccctttcctcacaAAAACAGGTGATACTCCTGCTGCAAGTCCTCATCACACTGACTGCCACATTTTATCCAGACCTCTATGCAACATCCATGGCTAGGGAAGACTTCTTGCCTTTGCACCAAGCTCTCTTTCTGCTTCAGACCAAATCCCTGGCCCAGACAGGCTTTCTGAAATACCCAGGAGATGGGGACAGCAGCAATCTGCTTCACAGAAACAACCAAAGAGACATCTTGTGGTGACAAGACTCACACAGTTCTGGTCCAAAAGGCACCTGCATCAGGAAGTTTTGAGGGTCAAGTCCCTCAGCTGCAAATCTCCTAAGCCATGCTGTGATTGATGTTCTGTTGATTTGTAATTACAGGCAGCTCCAAACTACCACAGGTACAAAAATTACAACAAACCAGGCAGAAGCCTGTTATTCAGGGAGGTCTTGATTCAAGCAGAGTAAAAAGGCATTAATTCTACAAGAGGACCAGACCAAAGCACACAATTTATCACCTTCCTCTTATGGGGACAAAAGCAGGTGCTGGTTTATACCTTATGAAGTCAGTATGGGAACAGGAGCAGTCTGACTTGGCTTTctcagccctggagctgccacgGAGTGGCACTGTTCACAGAGAGCAGTGTGCCCAGCAGGGAGCTCACAGCATCAAATTTTGGTTTAGCCAGTCTGGTAGCCCTCAGCATCAGTCTCCACCTGGAGACCCCCACTAGATGTTTTTCCGTATTCTGCTACCTTTTTCACTGATTTGCATTACTCCATTACCTCCACTGCTGGCCACAATGCTACcagtttattttcagaatttaatgCAGCCCAGAAATGATGCAGAAGTGCCATATCCCAAACCACAGACATGTAAAAAATCGGGACAGACAGCAGTTTAGCTGATCCGGGCAGGAGGTCTTGCCCTAACGGGCATGTGTGACATGCTGTCTTGGCGGCACACGCTCGCATCCATCTGTTGACGTGGAACTGAGCCCACTGCACTTCCACCGTCCTGGTTTTAGTTCATATGCACCACATAAGCTCTGGGTTCAGCAGGCAGGGTGCACAGTGCTGCAAGTCCTAAACACAACCCCTAGTGTCAGCATGGAAAACACTGCAAGAATTCTCACTGTCATCAGAGTGGAGAGGAAACACGAAAACACCACTTAGCCCTGGGGTTCCAGGAGGAAAGCAGAtctttccaaacaaaaaaaaaaataatagatcATGAGCATTACAGTGTCTGGTTTAATTTCTGGGGGCCAGTAGATacagcaaaagcaaaattaatttctttaaatgccCTCAAGCACCTGCAGTTAAGATCTCAGGAACTGTCACCTTATCTTCCACTAGACACCAATGAACAACCAGCTTAGTCTTGGGAATGATAAGGAGTAAAATCTAGCTTTCACACGTATTTctacagaagaaagaaactAAATTATTCAGATAACAGGAAAAGGTAGTAGCTAGATAAAACACAGCACCTGTAAAGCACCAGCAGGTCACAGTGACCCATATAGGATTGATTTTCATTACTGTGAGCCAAAACCTGCAACTGTTTGCCCAGAAAGTGTGAAGAGGTATCAGGAAGAAGTGTGAACTTCCCTGCATGAAGATTATGAATCTGCGTCAGAAGGGACTCAGCAGAGGGGGGGCTCAGGGCCTTCCCTGAACAGTCAATGGCATAAAACTCTTTCCCTTCTTCCACAGATAACTTGGCAGGGACTTTTGTTCAACATTAACTAAGTGACAGTGGCTGAGAGGAGAGCTGAAGCCCAGCCAGAACAGCACCACACCTCAGAAGCTCGAAACACTTTTGCAATGCAGATTTAAGAGTAAGTTCTTCGTCCCAGACACTCCTGTCATTggataaataaatgtttatagCTGCCTTCTCTGGCAAACTGCAATATGGTAATGTGTCATTAATAACTTAATACAGTATTAACTGATAGACAGTATTAGCATGATGTttacattttgaaaacattatAGAGCACTGTATCTCCAATTCTTAGCCTGCCATTAATTCAGATGTGGGGCTCATTACACAGCAATTGACATTTCCCTTCTGAATCTGCATCCTGCTCTACACAGGCCTCGTATCTGCCTGGGACAACAAGCCCTGTAAGCCACTCTGCAAATCTAAATTCTCTGCAGAACATCCACGGTGTTTTGCTCTCCTGAGGCTGCAGCTACCTTTTCAAACACCGTACCCAAAAAGCTGCAAGGGGGTTCTGAACGTGGGGCCCCCCAGTGCACCTGCCAAAGAGATGCAGGTCCCAGGCTGGTACTCGGACCTATCTCCCCATCCCCGTGCCTCTGTTCACTCCCGTCCAGGCTGGGGCGAGGCACCAGCCCCGGCCTTTGAGACAACCCGAGCACATTCTGCCGGACTTGGGCGCGATTTCCCAGCTCCGGGGCCGCAGCCAGAGTCCCCTCCCCGGCAGAGGGGTCACAGTGCCCGACGCGTGAGCGAGTGCTGGTCCCGGGGCTCAGAGAACGGGGGTCCCGTCCCTCCCGCCGCCCTACCTGACCCGTGCTGCTGGCGGAGGATGGCGGCCTGTCCGGGCGGCGGCGAGGCCGAGGAGGCTGCGGCGGCGGCCGTggaggcggtggcggcggcgctGGTGccccccggggccggggcgggcggcgggcgcttggcggggccgggcggcggcgtggggcgggcggcggggccgtggcgccgcggggccgccccgctcTGGATGTGCGACACCGCCTCGGCCGCCTGCACGTCGGGCGGGGCGAAGCGGGACAGGACGCGCAGCAGCGCCTGAGCTTTGTGCTCCTGCGTCTCGTCGTCGCTGTAGTCCGACACGCGGCACTGGTAGACGCCCTCGTCCTGCCGCCGCACGCCCGACAGGCGCAGCCGGTGCGAGATGTCATTGCCCTGGACGCGGACCGTCTGCAAGAGAGCACGGCCGGCACGGCCTCAGCgagcctgctcctgccccagcgcCGGGAGCACGGGGCCGGGGCTGCTTCCCCCACATGGGCACCTCGCTGCTATAGCCTCACCTCGCGGGGGCTATCCGGAACCAGCCGCGGGCCCCATCGTTCCCACGCCACCTCCCAGCTGTCACCACCCCCCGCTGCTGTTCTCTCGTCCCCCGGCGGGTCCCAGGCTCGGGCAGCCCCCAGGaaccctccccaccctccccggGGTCGCCCCCGCCCGCTGCAGCGAGCCAAGCCCGGCCGGGCTCAGTGTCCCCGCTCCGGCTCCACGGAGCTGCCCCGTGTGTCCCAGCACCGCCGAGAGGGGAACAGGGACACCCGGGAGCATCACAGGGAAAGGGGAGTGGTCCCTGCAGGACAGCCAGAGAAGGGGGTCGCCTCAGGGGAATGGGGGTTGCAGaaggctgggggaaaaaaaagtgtgattCTTTTCTGATTTGGCCCACAGTCCTTTTCCAACGGGGCTAAGGAAGGGCTGTAAGGCAAGCGTCACCTCCTCTGGATTTGCAAGGAATGAGACGTGACTGCAAAAGCAGCAACAGATGGTAACAACGTCTTGAGGCACGGCACACTGAGGAGGGGAAAGGCGCCACACTCCCGCCGTGCTGCAGGAGCGCGGCTGCCAGTGAGACCAGCTGCACTCGTGTGTCAGGAAATGAGGGGGGCATGCAGAAAACCCCACGTGCGTGGGAGGAGGGGTGTGCACCCATCTCGAGCTGCACTTACGCTGATTTTGGTTGCATCCTTATTTGCTAcctaaaagaacagaaaaaaaagggcaatTAGACTCAGCGCTGCCAGCACATCTACAGGATGCTCACACTCCCGCCCCGGTGGAAAGATAGGAAAGACAGATGCAACTTTCTCCACTTGCCATTCACACAGCCTGTGTGGCTCAGGGTAGCTCCCCAGATGATGGGGAAGGCAGCAAACCAGCGCTCAGCCGGGGGGACTGTTCTGGTAAAGTTCCCATGCTGCCCCACAGAAGCGCTGCCTTCCCCAAGGGTGTGAACAACAGCCAAAGAAAAGCTTGTTGCAtgctctgctgctcacagtCACTGACAAACACTGGGGAAGACGCGTTACCAGCAGCGCAGCAGGGAAGGGCTCGGGCAAGCTGGATCCTGCATGGCTCAGGGCAGAGCTTCAGTCCTGAAACACCCTGGGAGCAGGTATCACGCAGCAGGTTTCATATTTGGTTATGCTTTTGTCTCCAGCCAACCACTGTAAACCTAAGTGATGCTTCAGACCTCACTGATACGCCTCTCGGGGAGACGGTCATCATTCTCCAGGCTTGCTCTGTCATCATTTATTGTAAAAGCAGCTCACAGTTTTTATATAAGGTTAAAGAAGACATTTAAATCCAAGCGATTTATTTCCCAGTCTGACAACTGACTTACACTTTCCCCAGCTAGGCGGCATCGCATTAGCTCAGTGTCTATATGCTTTGCATCTCTATTTGagctctgcaggaaaacaagCGTGCCACAGAGAGgggagctggcacaggcacagaggCTGCCGCGGGCCACCCTGCTGGCACAGAGGACGGGGGCTGGAGAGGATGACATGCCCTGCACAGTAGGGCAACACAGCCTCAAAGTCCTGCTTTACCCTGCTCCTTGTGCAACCCTGCAAGTTGTCTTTGCTCTGGCCGGGGGGGCTGTAGAATGAACTGGCTTATGCTGGGGgaaatgcagctgaaaaatttagACTGAAGCCTACCCTCACACCAAGCGGCTTCCtagggggaagggaaaaggcaCGCAAGATTTAACTCTGCTTCATGCATTTTAATTGCTACATCTGACTGAAAACATCTTGCTGAGGTTCAGATATGGACACAATGTGGACGTGTACAAGTAACTGTGTGTTGGTGGCTGCAGATGGATACCACATTAACGTACCAACAGAGAGGTGTATCCATCCTGCCTTTCTCTGCACTATCAGTGAGCAGAAGCTCTCTCACCTTTTACAGTGATTCCTAGCTCAGTCCACAGAAGCACTGGTTTTTGCTTGTCCACACTTCATA
Coding sequences:
- the VSTM2B gene encoding V-set and transmembrane domain-containing protein 2B, with the translated sequence MESRGLFCTLCYLMFNAPLLFIVTATFTEVPKDVTVREGDDIEMPCAFRASGSTSYSLEIQWWYLKEPARELAHELAISVPGSRSKVANKDATKISTVRVQGNDISHRLRLSGVRRQDEGVYQCRVSDYSDDETQEHKAQALLRVLSRFAPPDVQAAEAVSHIQSGAAPRRHGPAARPTPPPGPAKRPPPAPAPGGTSAAATASTAAAAASSASPPPGQAAILRQQHGSGTGPIYATDPLLYMSLLILHKLVHLLVNH